CAATAAAACAGAATGCTAAATAATGTTGAGGAGAAATACACATGACATCAATTGAGCGCTATTTAGAAATGATAAATAATATCCCAGCGATAGATGAAAAAGTTCATTCTGAATCAATTGCAAAGATATTTGGTATTGAATCTAAAGAGAATGTAATCAGTAACTGGTTAGCTTTTTTATTAGATCCTAACCGAATAAAATCTGATGTGCCGTTGAAAGTTTTTTTAAGCACTTTTTTAAATGATAAATTCATAGAGGATTTAGACTATACAGATGTCATTGTGACAAGAGAATATGTTCTGGACAATATGCGACGTGTAGATATTGTAATACAAATTAATGAAGTGATTATTGGTATAGAAAATAAAATATTTGCCGCCTTACACAATGATCAACTTAACGATTATCATTATAACTTGTCTAATATTCAATTTATGTTGGACCACAGTAAGTCGCAACAAGTAATTACATTGCTGCTGGCACCGTCATGGAGTAAGGAATTAAGCGGTATGAAAGATTTAAAAGACATAAGTGATTTAATAGATGAAGAGAAGCATCAAACAGAAATTACTTATGAATTACTTGCTGAAGTATTTTCAGAAATTCCGCAAAAGAATATGGAGTATAGACATTATTTTATTTTAAATGAATTTGTTAAGTACATTAATGATTATATTAAGGAGGAAGCTATGGAATTAGAAGTTGAGTGGGCTAACTTTAATAGTAAGTATTCAAATGATTTGAGTGATATTTATCATAAAGGGAATGAACAATTAGTGGTTTTGTCTGATAAAATTGAAAAATTTCTAAATGAAATGGGAATCGAATTATTCGGTTCAGAAATACTAAATAATAAACCGCAATATATTATTAATAAAAAAGTAACACCTAAGATGTTCTATTTCCAATTATTTAACGACCAAATGGCAAAATACGATATTCACTATGAGATAGGATCTGAAAATTATGAGTCAAAAGGTTTTATTTTGCCTACAAACCTTAAACTCACGATTGATTTTGAAAACAGAACAGTAAGAAATCAATTAATTGCACATCGAAATTTTGAATTGAATCGATCATTAGAGTTCCAGACAACTATAAATGTGTTTGACATAGATTACTCAAGTGAAAAGACTATCGATATCACTTTCGGTGAAATTAGAAAAAAATTATCAGAATGGCATAGAAAAAATTATGAATTGATGTTATTAGATCTTCAAAAATGTTAAAGTGATATTTAGTAAAATGCATGAACAAAAAAGTAGCACTTAATCAATTAAGTCGCTACTTTTACTTTTAATATTTTTTTGAGACACTATTCATTAATTTCTCAAAATCCTCATTACGTATATTCGATTTCGTTAATGTTATTTGATAACCATCAGGATCAACAATTGTTATCTCCATTGCATTCCAGGGCATTTGGTCTAAAGGTTGTAATATATATTTCTCAGATATCGAACTAGCAATTGTTTCGATATCATCAACTAGAATATTAATGTAACAACCATTTCCACTAGTAAAGTCATCACACTGAATCAGCATGATGTCCTGATATTTTTCTTTTCTTAAATGATTCATTATTACTTCATTATCTTCATTTCGAAACTTAAACACACTTCTAAATCCTAAAGTATGTTTATACCATTTCTCAGCTTTTTCAATATCTCTCACCAATATTTTATTAAACAACGGCATTTGATAGAATTCCATGTCATCACCTCCTTACTTTAATCGTAAGGTATGACGTGATGTTAGAGTAAAGAAGAATTATTTTTATACAGATAGTTAGTTATTCGTTATATTTCCTAGGAAATAACGACTATAAAACATTTTATAGCCCTTATTCTGTTGTATTATAAAGATATTAGATAGCACGAAATCTTTAATCAAGTTACGGTTAGTGTGAAGGAGCTGTTGAACATGGATGTAGGCAATCAAATTAGATATTACAGAAAAGATAATGATTTATCTCAAGCAGAATTAGCAGAAAAGATATTTGTTTCAAGTCAGACCATATCGAATTGGGAGAATGAAAGAAGTTACCCGGATTTACATAATTTGATTGAGCTTGCTACTTTGTTTAACGTTTCTTTAGACCAACTTGTTAAAGGAGATGTTAAGTTGATGAGAAATGCAGTGGATCACAGTAATATGGATAAGTATAGTAAGATGATGTTGATATTTTTGTTGCTGGCTATTATTTCTTTTGGTGCAGCTATGAAGTTTAGTGATGGATGGTTTGGAATGTTAGTGCCTCTTATTCTATGGATGATTGGTATGTACTATGCAGTTAAAGTAGATCAAATTAAGAAAAAACATGACGTAAAAACGTATAAAGAAATAATTGATTATATGGAAAATGGCATAAAAACTGATAAAACTCCAAGAAATAAAAAGAAGTTTATCTTGGAAGAAGTATTTACAGTTTTAGGTTTTTCCTTAATTGCTGTAATCTTAGTACTTTTTAGTATGTTCATATTTGGAGCACTATAAATAAGAATGTTAAAGACCCTGTTATATTCACAAAAATGTGAGAAAACAGGGTCTATTTTATATGATAAAAAAATAAAGTAAATGCATGAATTTAAATTGATATATTAATAAATATGAATTAGTATGTATTTAAATAACACTACACATAAAAAGCCAATTATATTATATTTCATTAGTGAATTGATATAATTGGCTTTTAAATTTTTGTAATAATTATTTTTCTATTTTATCAAGTAATTTTTTCAAATCCTTTATTTCTTCTTCGGTCAATTCTTCAGGTGTACCAAAGTTCATTACAAGACTACTAAGGGTGCCATCGTAAAGTTTATTTAAGAAGGATTTTGTAGAATGTTTTTTATAAATATCTTCATCTATAATCGGTGCATACATGTAGACATTTTGTTTTCTTTTTTTTGATAGAAAATCTTTATCAACAAGTCTTCCGATTAAAGTTCGAATTGTTTTGGGACTCCATTCATTATCATTAAGTACCAGATCAATAATTTGTTTAGCACTCAATGCCTCATTACTTTTCCAAATAACTTGCATTATTATGAATTCACTAGAAGGTAATTCTTTTATTTTATTCATAGATTTATACATCCTTTTAATAAAAGTGATTTGTTTTGATAATTTTTTCAGAAATCTTTTTAGCTTTTTCTCCATTTGCCTCGTCATTTTTTTTGATTAATGTTGCAAATACATATGGTTCCTGATCTTGTTCAAAACCACCTACATACCAGCCTTTTATCTCATGTTTATTAATAATAGCAGTACCAGTTTTTCCCCACATCTTATAGTTATTTTTAGAAGTATATAGAGAATTTTTTACTAAATCAGTATATTTTGTTTTAAATAATGAATCGTTGATATAGAATCGCTTCAATATCATAGTTTGTTCTAATGGAGAAATTTTCAAGTTAGATTCTAACCAGTACGGCCTATTTAAAGAAGATTCAATATTGCTATTCCCATAATTTAATTCAGATAAATAATGTGATAAATCTTTCTTATCAGTATAATTATCTAATGTTTCGAAGTACCAATTTACCGAATATCTTAATGCTGTATCGAGGTTTTGATTTCTATTCCATACCTTAAAAGGTGTTTTCTTTCCGTTCCAAAGTAATTTATTTTGATTTACGGATATTGTTTTATTGTTAAGGTGAAAAATACTGCTAATCAGTTTATAAGTTGAATCAGGAGATGTTCTTTCTAACGCTATATTTTGGTTATAGATATAAAATTTATCACGTTTAATGTTGTATACAACAATACTTCCTTCATATCCAGAAAAATATTTTTGTAAGTTAACATTCTTATAATTTAATGATTTTAGATTGACATCAGAGTAACTAGAATTTGATATATTCTCATATGCCATCAAAGGCTTTATTGTTATGAGTATTAGCAATGTAGAACTTATAAAAAGAATTCGTACTTTATTAGAAACGGATATATAATCATTTCTACTTATAAAAGCTATTCGTTTTTTTAAAAATTTAGTGGGTGAACCAAAGTTCAATATAAAGTGTTCTTTTTTACTGTTTATAAGACTGATTTTCAATAATGTCATGCCATAGATTTTTCTTTCAGCTTTTGATGAACTTTTAATCACTTCCATGTCACAAGCTGTTTCTAAATCATTTACTACATTTTTCGATATGAAATGAGCAAAAGGATTAAACCAAAAAACAATTTTATTGATAATAAAAAGATAATTTTTAAAAATATCTTTTCTTCGTATATGAGTAATTTCATGTTTAATAATTGCATCTATTTCCCTGCTGTCTAATTTCTTATGTAATTTTGCAGGTATAAATATTGCATGCTTACCAATCCAGCATGTAAAAGGTGTGGTTGTTTCTTGAGAAATGTATATATTGTAATCATATTTGCAAGAATAATTTAATGATAGCTTAGAACTGTTAACTATTTTTATAAGCTTTGATATCAACATTAAATAATAAAGAAAATATATAAAAATACCAATAAACCAAAAGGAATTAACTAACTCTTGAAAATTATAATTTATGTTGGATATTGAAACCGCTAAATCTTTCGTATCTATTTTCCTGATAGGAACTGGAAGTGGATTTAAATTTTTACCGATCGGTTCAATAAGTAATTCTGCATTTTTAAAGGGCGAAAAATTAAATTGTATTAAAGGTATAAATGTACTTAACAGTACAATAACCCAAGGAAATATTTTATAATCTACTCTTTTATATTTATACAGTAATAATTTATATATTTTAGCGAGAGTATAAGATAGCCCACTTATTATTATACTAACAATTATAAAGTTCATTAGACACCTCCAATATAATTATAACATATTTTGACTGGTGATTACATTTGTGATATATTACAAATGTAATCAAGGAGGTTGTTATGAAAAATAAAGCTTTAGCAATTTTAATTATATGTATTTGCCTTTTAATAGCATATAATTTTGTGAAAAAAGATGAAGTTGATAAAATATTTGATGCTATTGAATTAAGGGATTCGGAATATCTGAATGAACATGCGACATTCTTATCTA
Above is a window of Macrococcoides canis DNA encoding:
- a CDS encoding PD-(D/E)XK nuclease family protein, with the translated sequence MTSIERYLEMINNIPAIDEKVHSESIAKIFGIESKENVISNWLAFLLDPNRIKSDVPLKVFLSTFLNDKFIEDLDYTDVIVTREYVLDNMRRVDIVIQINEVIIGIENKIFAALHNDQLNDYHYNLSNIQFMLDHSKSQQVITLLLAPSWSKELSGMKDLKDISDLIDEEKHQTEITYELLAEVFSEIPQKNMEYRHYFILNEFVKYINDYIKEEAMELEVEWANFNSKYSNDLSDIYHKGNEQLVVLSDKIEKFLNEMGIELFGSEILNNKPQYIINKKVTPKMFYFQLFNDQMAKYDIHYEIGSENYESKGFILPTNLKLTIDFENRTVRNQLIAHRNFELNRSLEFQTTINVFDIDYSSEKTIDITFGEIRKKLSEWHRKNYELMLLDLQKC
- a CDS encoding VOC family protein — its product is MEFYQMPLFNKILVRDIEKAEKWYKHTLGFRSVFKFRNEDNEVIMNHLRKEKYQDIMLIQCDDFTSGNGCYINILVDDIETIASSISEKYILQPLDQMPWNAMEITIVDPDGYQITLTKSNIRNEDFEKLMNSVSKKY
- a CDS encoding helix-turn-helix domain-containing protein, encoding MDVGNQIRYYRKDNDLSQAELAEKIFVSSQTISNWENERSYPDLHNLIELATLFNVSLDQLVKGDVKLMRNAVDHSNMDKYSKMMLIFLLLAIISFGAAMKFSDGWFGMLVPLILWMIGMYYAVKVDQIKKKHDVKTYKEIIDYMENGIKTDKTPRNKKKFILEEVFTVLGFSLIAVILVLFSMFIFGAL
- a CDS encoding BlaI/MecI/CopY family transcriptional regulator, yielding MNKIKELPSSEFIIMQVIWKSNEALSAKQIIDLVLNDNEWSPKTIRTLIGRLVDKDFLSKKRKQNVYMYAPIIDEDIYKKHSTKSFLNKLYDGTLSSLVMNFGTPEELTEEEIKDLKKLLDKIEK
- a CDS encoding M56 family metallopeptidase, whose amino-acid sequence is MNFIIVSIIISGLSYTLAKIYKLLLYKYKRVDYKIFPWVIVLLSTFIPLIQFNFSPFKNAELLIEPIGKNLNPLPVPIRKIDTKDLAVSISNINYNFQELVNSFWFIGIFIYFLYYLMLISKLIKIVNSSKLSLNYSCKYDYNIYISQETTTPFTCWIGKHAIFIPAKLHKKLDSREIDAIIKHEITHIRRKDIFKNYLFIINKIVFWFNPFAHFISKNVVNDLETACDMEVIKSSSKAERKIYGMTLLKISLINSKKEHFILNFGSPTKFLKKRIAFISRNDYISVSNKVRILFISSTLLILITIKPLMAYENISNSSYSDVNLKSLNYKNVNLQKYFSGYEGSIVVYNIKRDKFYIYNQNIALERTSPDSTYKLISSIFHLNNKTISVNQNKLLWNGKKTPFKVWNRNQNLDTALRYSVNWYFETLDNYTDKKDLSHYLSELNYGNSNIESSLNRPYWLESNLKISPLEQTMILKRFYINDSLFKTKYTDLVKNSLYTSKNNYKMWGKTGTAIINKHEIKGWYVGGFEQDQEPYVFATLIKKNDEANGEKAKKISEKIIKTNHFY